One part of the Prionailurus bengalensis isolate Pbe53 chromosome B2, Fcat_Pben_1.1_paternal_pri, whole genome shotgun sequence genome encodes these proteins:
- the LOC122490530 gene encoding 60S acidic ribosomal protein P1-like, which translates to MAWSLAHETSSAQSPHLRLWELAGIYSGLTVQDDEVSVKEDEVNALIKTLGVNVESFWPGLFAKALAHVNIVNIRSLVRKVGAGGSVPAAGPAPSTTAAPTEEKKVEAKKEESEESDDDVGFSLLTKSLL; encoded by the exons ATGGCCTGGTCTCTGGCACATGAAACTAG CAGCGCCCAATCTCCCCACCTCCGCCTCTGGGAGCTCGCGGGCATCTACTCGGGTCTCACCGTGCAGGATGATGAGGTGTCGGTCAAGGAGGATGAGGTCAATGCTCTCATTAAAACATTGGGTGTAAATGTTGAATCTTTCTGGCCAGGCTTGTTTGCAAAGGCCCTGGCCCACGTCAACATCGTCAACATCAGGAGCCTTGTCCGTAAGGTGGGGGCTGGTGGTTCTGTCCCAGCAGCTGggcctgccccctccaccactgCTGCCCCAACTGAGGAGAAGAAagtggaagcaaagaaagaagaatcagagGAGTCTGATGATGATGTGGGCTTTAGTCTTTTGACTAAATCTCTTCTTTAA